Below is a genomic region from Candidatus Schekmanbacteria bacterium.
AGTAATTCCTAAATTGTCTCTCAAGAACCCCGTAAATACTTTTTACTTTTTGCTTTTCTCTCAACTGAATTCCATAGTCGGAATATTTTGGTCTTGCAAATCTCGACCTTTGTCCCGGAGGGAATCCTCTTTTTTCAAAAACACACGAAGTAAAACACTTTTCGCCTTTCAGAAAAAGTTTCAACCCTTCTCTTCTGCATAATCTGCATACAGGGCCACGATATCTTGCCAAAATCAATCCTCCTTTCTAAACTCTGCGTCTTTTTCTTGGTCTGCAACCGTTATGTGGTATCGGTGTCACATCTTTAATTACGCTTACATTCAATCCAGCAGATTGTAAAGCCCGAATCGCTGCCTCACGGCCGGCGCCAGGCCCTTTAACATAGACTTCTACCTGTTTCATTCCAAATTCCAATGCCTTCTTTGCCGCAGCTTCGGAAGCCAATGTTGCGGCAAATGGTGTACTTTTCCTTGAACCCTTGAATCCTTGTCCTCCTGCGCTTGCCCATGTCAATACATTGCCTTCCATATCAGTAATCGATATGATTGTATTATTAAATGTTGACTGGATATGAGCTATTCCATTCTTGACAATTCTTTTTTCCTTTTTCTTTCTGCTTTTTTTGTCTTTTGCCATTAAAAATCACTCCAAAAAAATATTATTTCGCACTCTTTTTCTTGACAACTCCACCCTTTCTTGGCCCTTTTCTCGTGCGCGCGTTTGTATGAGTCCTCTGACCTCTTACAGGCAATCCTCTGCGGTGTCTCAGTCCTCGATAACAACCAATATCCATTAACCTTTTAATGCTCAAAGAAACCTCTTTTCTCAGATCACCCTCAATCTTGATTTCTTTCTCGATGAATTTTCTAATATCATTTACTTCCTGATCCGTTAAGTCTTTGACTTTCTTAAAGGGATCAACTCCAACTGCATTGACTACCCTTTGAGACTGCGACTTGCCTATGCCATATATATATGTTAGAGCAATAAATATATTCTTATTCTTCGGTAAATCAACACCACCAATTCTTGCCACTCATAATCCTCCTATAGTCCTTATCCTTGCCGTTGCTTGTGTTTGGGATTAACGCAAATTACCCTCAC
It encodes:
- a CDS encoding 30S ribosomal protein S11; protein product: MAKDKKSRKKKEKRIVKNGIAHIQSTFNNTIISITDMEGNVLTWASAGGQGFKGSRKSTPFAATLASEAAAKKALEFGMKQVEVYVKGPGAGREAAIRALQSAGLNVSVIKDVTPIPHNGCRPRKRRRV
- a CDS encoding 30S ribosomal protein S13 is translated as MARIGGVDLPKNKNIFIALTYIYGIGKSQSQRVVNAVGVDPFKKVKDLTDQEVNDIRKFIEKEIKIEGDLRKEVSLSIKRLMDIGCYRGLRHRRGLPVRGQRTHTNARTRKGPRKGGVVKKKSAK